The following proteins are encoded in a genomic region of Sorangiineae bacterium MSr12523:
- a CDS encoding glycosyltransferase family 2 protein, which yields MKRLAILMPAFDEGERLTRTLAELAGVSKSCGISVSITVILVDDASDTPVDFALAAKTLHDVHLVFARHVLNLGQGAALETARRLALSLDPSFDAFVTMDADGQHAPADVLALADSIFQGADIALGDRFGGASNTPASRRLLLHLARAFERWTTGLRLSDAHNGLRGFSRRAMEQMRLRQNRMAHATEITHWVARHLSSRGTAPKLTVVEVPVSIRYTEASLAKGQRATGALAILADLVRAFFFGDQREAR from the coding sequence GTGAAGCGATTGGCGATCTTGATGCCCGCATTCGACGAAGGCGAACGGCTCACGCGCACGCTGGCCGAACTCGCGGGCGTCTCCAAATCATGCGGCATTTCCGTCAGCATTACCGTCATCTTGGTCGATGATGCGAGTGATACCCCGGTCGACTTCGCGCTTGCAGCGAAAACGTTGCACGACGTCCACCTCGTGTTCGCACGCCACGTGCTCAACTTGGGGCAGGGGGCGGCGTTGGAAACGGCCCGCCGGCTCGCCCTTTCGCTCGACCCGTCGTTCGACGCCTTCGTCACCATGGATGCCGACGGCCAGCACGCCCCCGCGGACGTGCTCGCGCTCGCGGACTCCATCTTTCAAGGTGCCGATATCGCCTTGGGCGACCGGTTCGGCGGAGCCTCGAACACGCCAGCCTCGCGCCGCCTATTGCTCCATCTTGCGCGCGCATTCGAGCGATGGACCACCGGACTTCGCCTCTCCGATGCGCACAATGGCCTTCGAGGTTTCAGCCGGCGCGCCATGGAGCAGATGCGCTTGCGGCAAAATCGCATGGCCCACGCGACGGAAATCACGCATTGGGTCGCGCGGCATCTGTCGAGCCGGGGCACCGCGCCGAAGCTCACCGTCGTCGAGGTGCCCGTCTCGATTCGTTACACGGAAGCGTCGCTCGCCAAAGGCCAGCGCGCCACGGGGGCACTCGCCATCCTCGCCGATCTCGTTCGTGCATTCTTCTTTGGAGACCAGAGGGAGGCCCGATGA
- a CDS encoding EamA family transporter translates to MLSNRLGTVLVTALAPMIWGTTYFVTTQLLPPGRPLLAGVLRALPAGILLVALTRRLPQGSWWWRAFVLGALNIGVFFALLFVAAYRLPGGVAATLGSLQPLVVMGLSAAWLGERMSLRKVGAAAAGVVGVALLVLRANAQLDAIGIAAALGGTIVMGTGVVLSKRWTSPAPLLATTGWQLIAGGLLLLPVALLVEGLPSKALTASNVAGYAYLSTVGAALAYALWFRGIRALSPTQVTFLGLLSPTVATAVGWLALGQSLTAAQVLGAVIVLASLVVAQLRQRERDEVVARRTVEEDASPRRDEHELLSAR, encoded by the coding sequence GTGCTAAGCAATCGCCTCGGAACGGTGCTGGTCACCGCCCTCGCCCCGATGATCTGGGGCACCACGTATTTCGTCACCACGCAGCTTCTGCCGCCGGGCCGGCCGCTCTTGGCCGGGGTCCTTCGCGCCCTTCCTGCCGGCATCCTTCTCGTCGCGCTCACGCGCCGCCTGCCCCAGGGATCGTGGTGGTGGCGCGCCTTCGTTCTCGGCGCGCTGAACATTGGCGTCTTCTTCGCCCTCCTCTTCGTCGCGGCGTATCGCCTGCCCGGCGGCGTCGCAGCCACACTGGGTTCGCTGCAGCCGCTCGTGGTCATGGGGCTTTCGGCCGCGTGGCTCGGTGAGCGCATGTCGCTGCGCAAAGTCGGGGCGGCCGCCGCGGGTGTGGTCGGCGTGGCGTTGCTCGTCCTTCGCGCGAATGCGCAGCTCGATGCCATCGGCATCGCGGCCGCCCTCGGAGGCACCATCGTCATGGGCACCGGCGTCGTCTTGAGCAAGCGATGGACCTCGCCGGCCCCGTTGCTCGCCACCACCGGCTGGCAACTCATCGCGGGCGGTCTGCTGCTGCTGCCCGTGGCGCTCCTCGTCGAAGGGCTTCCGTCGAAGGCGCTGACTGCCTCCAACGTCGCGGGCTACGCGTACCTTTCCACCGTGGGCGCGGCCCTTGCGTATGCCCTTTGGTTCCGCGGCATCCGCGCCCTCTCGCCCACGCAGGTCACCTTCCTCGGGTTGCTCAGCCCGACGGTCGCCACCGCCGTGGGCTGGCTGGCCCTCGGCCAAAGCCTCACGGCGGCGCAAGTGCTGGGCGCTGTGATCGTCCTCGCCTCCCTCGTGGTCGCGCAGTTACGGCAGCGCGAACGCGACGAGGTAGTCGCCCGGCGGACGGTCGAGGAAGATGCTTCCCCCCGCCGCGATGAGCACGAATTGCTTTCCGCTCGGTGA
- a CDS encoding nuclear transport factor 2 family protein translates to MKFIEHDLEARIAEIEDRLAIYTLIASHPPSADTAYADYTRAVYTEDGVFDRGPSLEGARGVDAIASFTLKPEHEEAIRGGLAHFTGLPLIDLRAEEAFVTSYLQILQLDDQGELRTLPNHGASRGYRIHRVVVNRWHLVKRAGQWWVKSRTLLPVDGSPAPRALLSEGLAPILAERLDEENGSDDT, encoded by the coding sequence ATGAAATTCATCGAACACGACCTCGAAGCGCGTATTGCGGAAATCGAGGACCGCCTGGCCATTTACACGCTCATCGCATCTCACCCGCCGAGCGCCGATACTGCATATGCCGATTACACGCGTGCAGTCTACACCGAGGACGGTGTCTTCGATCGCGGGCCCTCGCTGGAGGGGGCCCGCGGCGTGGACGCGATTGCGTCGTTCACGCTCAAACCGGAGCATGAAGAGGCCATTCGCGGCGGCCTCGCCCACTTTACGGGTCTACCGCTGATCGATTTGCGCGCCGAAGAGGCTTTCGTCACCTCCTATCTTCAGATCCTCCAGCTGGACGACCAAGGGGAATTGCGAACATTGCCCAATCACGGAGCATCTCGGGGCTATCGCATTCATCGCGTGGTCGTGAATCGCTGGCACCTGGTGAAGAGGGCCGGACAGTGGTGGGTCAAATCGCGAACACTGTTGCCGGTCGATGGCTCTCCCGCCCCGCGCGCCTTACTCTCGGAGGGGCTCGCACCGATCCTGGCCGAGCGCTTGGACGAAGAGAACGGAAGCGACGACACCTAG
- a CDS encoding DUF2304 domain-containing protein, producing MKAEMTPAAIALLLLLAALLVHDATARGKNKRLLVVEIAVFALGGTLIVFPEIARRLAHLVGIGRGVDFVLYPLVIWLVRESLLSRQRRYEDDRRMTELVRALAIRNATHRVAWESTNVARESDHLADLGERLRDGRYS from the coding sequence ATGAAAGCCGAAATGACGCCCGCCGCCATCGCGTTGCTTCTCCTTCTCGCCGCGTTGCTCGTGCACGATGCGACCGCGCGCGGGAAGAATAAGCGGCTTCTCGTCGTCGAAATCGCCGTCTTCGCCCTGGGGGGCACCCTCATCGTGTTCCCCGAGATTGCACGACGCCTCGCGCACCTCGTGGGCATTGGACGCGGGGTCGACTTCGTCCTGTATCCGCTGGTCATCTGGCTCGTGCGCGAATCGCTCCTCTCGCGGCAGCGCCGCTACGAGGACGACCGTCGCATGACGGAGCTGGTCCGCGCGCTCGCGATTCGGAACGCGACGCACCGCGTGGCTTGGGAATCGACGAACGTCGCACGGGAATCCGATCATCTCGCTGACCTTGGCGAACGGCTCCGCGACGGTCGATATTCGTGA
- a CDS encoding DUF308 domain-containing protein — MTAARNYPENAMKNAPVRRDSTSSSSPWLKTYYFIRAAVSIGWIATALAIGKNVPTLSAILLVAYPAWDAIANFLDAHKSGGLRANVSQTLNLVISVITAICVAVALGVSMNAVITVFGGWAILSGLFQLATGIRRRKSAGAQWPMVLSGAQSALAGASFFKMAAAATPPSIVAIAPYAAFGAFYFLVSALWLTFKKVRPHTAALPG, encoded by the coding sequence TTGACCGCTGCGCGCAATTACCCGGAGAACGCGATGAAAAATGCTCCTGTCCGCCGAGATTCCACTTCCTCTTCGAGCCCTTGGCTCAAAACGTACTATTTCATCCGCGCCGCTGTTTCGATCGGCTGGATCGCTACGGCTCTGGCAATCGGAAAGAACGTACCGACGCTTTCGGCCATTCTCCTCGTGGCCTATCCGGCCTGGGATGCCATTGCCAATTTCCTCGACGCTCACAAATCTGGAGGACTGAGGGCCAACGTTAGTCAGACGCTCAATCTCGTGATCAGCGTCATCACCGCCATCTGCGTCGCTGTGGCGCTCGGCGTCAGCATGAACGCCGTCATCACCGTGTTCGGAGGCTGGGCGATCCTCTCAGGCCTGTTCCAACTGGCGACGGGCATCCGCCGCCGGAAGTCGGCCGGCGCGCAGTGGCCCATGGTTCTGAGCGGCGCCCAATCCGCCCTCGCGGGGGCGTCGTTCTTCAAGATGGCGGCAGCAGCAACGCCGCCTTCGATTGTGGCCATCGCACCCTACGCGGCCTTCGGCGCCTTCTACTTCTTGGTGTCGGCGCTTTGGCTGACCTTCAAGAAGGTCCGTCCGCATACGGCGGCTTTGCCCGGTTGA
- a CDS encoding MarR family transcriptional regulator, which yields MADHVDFILKQWKKERPDLDASPMAIIGRLTRLALRVDTELRRTFEAHGLDRSSFDVLATLRRSGAPFRLTPAELMRASMVTSGAVTQRLDRLEERRLVKRTPNESDGRGVYVTLTEKGRALIDETLPHHIETENRLLVGLTKSQRTALADTLRTMLESLGDKTE from the coding sequence ATGGCCGACCATGTCGATTTCATTCTGAAGCAGTGGAAAAAGGAGCGCCCGGACCTCGACGCGTCCCCCATGGCCATCATCGGCCGCCTCACGCGGTTGGCGTTGCGGGTCGATACCGAGCTGCGCCGCACCTTCGAGGCGCACGGGCTCGACCGTTCCTCGTTCGACGTGCTGGCGACGTTGCGCCGCAGCGGAGCGCCCTTTCGACTCACGCCGGCCGAGTTGATGCGTGCCTCGATGGTGACCTCGGGGGCCGTCACCCAGCGCCTCGATCGTCTCGAGGAGCGCCGCTTGGTGAAGCGCACCCCCAACGAATCCGACGGCCGCGGCGTCTACGTGACCCTGACCGAAAAGGGGCGCGCGCTCATCGACGAAACCTTGCCCCACCACATCGAAACCGAAAATCGGCTGCTCGTGGGCCTCACCAAGTCCCAGCGCACCGCCCTCGCCGACACCCTCCGCACCATGCTCGAATCCCTCGGCGACAAAACCGAGTAG
- a CDS encoding XdhC family protein translates to MRETYAIVAAAARLRERRIPYLVATVVSVQGSSYRRPGARLLITEEGRVAGNVSGGCLERDLIRTGFWRTRSGPVVIRYDSTDSEGTQAALGCGGIVEILLEAWNGEDDSDPLGLAAEAVASGRRALVATVFRSTDPNVPVGARWPLAPAEIVPEHAASREMHTADGTVEVLVEPIVPPPRLFLLGSGFDAEPVAAAARQLGWGITVWDPSPSFTSRARFDDVETDLEKLRTRIDASDRALVVIMGHHVENDRAALRMALASRAEYIGILGPRHRSEKLGPLEDPRIHAPVGLDLGAETPEEIALAIAAEMLASLRRRNAGSLGSGFAITGPTALPPRPDTLRCAEPSHSTGRRPSSAPPIWFGRGAFRPRRDSVALATCRSYWRATR, encoded by the coding sequence ATGCGGGAGACCTATGCCATCGTGGCGGCGGCCGCGCGATTGCGCGAACGCCGCATTCCGTACCTCGTCGCGACCGTGGTGAGCGTACAGGGATCGTCGTACCGGCGACCCGGTGCGCGGTTGCTGATCACGGAAGAAGGACGCGTCGCCGGCAACGTCAGCGGCGGGTGCCTGGAGCGCGATTTGATCCGCACCGGATTTTGGCGCACGCGCTCGGGGCCCGTGGTGATTCGTTACGACTCCACCGACTCCGAGGGAACGCAGGCGGCGCTGGGGTGCGGCGGCATCGTCGAGATCTTGCTCGAAGCCTGGAACGGAGAGGACGACAGCGATCCGCTGGGGCTCGCCGCGGAGGCCGTCGCATCGGGTCGGCGCGCGCTCGTGGCCACCGTGTTTCGCAGCACCGATCCCAACGTGCCCGTGGGCGCCCGTTGGCCGTTGGCGCCCGCGGAAATCGTTCCGGAACACGCGGCATCGCGCGAGATGCATACCGCGGACGGCACCGTCGAGGTGCTGGTGGAGCCCATCGTACCGCCACCGCGGCTCTTCCTGCTCGGCTCGGGGTTCGACGCGGAGCCGGTGGCTGCCGCGGCACGGCAGCTCGGGTGGGGCATCACGGTGTGGGATCCATCGCCGTCGTTCACGAGCCGGGCGCGTTTCGATGACGTCGAGACGGACTTGGAAAAACTGCGCACCCGCATCGATGCGAGCGATCGCGCCCTGGTCGTCATCATGGGCCATCACGTGGAGAACGACCGCGCGGCATTGCGCATGGCTCTCGCTTCGCGTGCAGAATACATTGGCATTTTGGGGCCGCGGCATCGCTCCGAGAAGCTCGGGCCGCTCGAGGACCCGCGCATTCACGCGCCCGTGGGGCTCGATCTCGGCGCGGAGACGCCGGAGGAGATCGCGCTGGCCATTGCCGCGGAGATGCTGGCGAGCCTTCGGCGGCGGAATGCAGGATCGCTCGGGTCAGGTTTTGCGATTACCGGCCCGACGGCGCTACCTCCTCGGCCGGATACCCTACGGTGTGCTGAGCCCAGTCATTCCACTGGTCGAAGGCCTTCATCTGCTCCACCAATTTGGTTTGGACGAGGAGCTTTTCGACCTCGGCGCGATTCTGTTGCTTTGGCAACTTGTCGTTCGTATTGGCGAGCCACCAGATAA
- a CDS encoding Ohr family peroxiredoxin: MNTIDKVIYTARTHTTGGSDGNVRSDDGRLLLQLSPPEVPGIGTNPWQLLGAGWSACFLGALGHFAKLRDLALPEDAAIDAEVDLCAATGGFVVQARLRVTLPGIDLETARALVNAAHAASPYSKATNGNIAVSIDLA; this comes from the coding sequence ATGAACACCATCGACAAGGTCATCTACACCGCACGCACGCATACGACGGGGGGCTCCGACGGCAACGTACGCAGCGACGATGGCCGCCTGCTGCTGCAACTGTCCCCGCCGGAAGTACCCGGCATCGGCACGAACCCCTGGCAGCTGTTGGGGGCGGGTTGGTCGGCCTGCTTTCTGGGAGCCCTTGGACACTTTGCCAAGTTGCGCGATCTCGCGCTCCCCGAGGACGCCGCCATTGACGCCGAGGTCGACCTCTGTGCCGCAACGGGTGGATTCGTCGTCCAAGCGCGGCTTCGTGTGACGTTGCCAGGCATCGACCTGGAGACCGCGCGCGCCCTGGTCAACGCAGCGCATGCTGCTTCCCCCTATTCGAAAGCCACGAACGGAAACATCGCGGTCTCGATCGACCTCGCTTGA